TATTATCCACAGTCATTTTATCAGCTTCTTCTAAACGTTTTAATGGTACATGTTTTATACCTTTACCGTCAATTAAAATCCAGAATATAAAAAATGAAGCTCTCCGACACAGGCATCGGGTATCTGTTATACCATGGTACGCTGGCATACATTCTGAGGATCCCCGCTTTCACGGGAATGAGAAATAGGCGGCACAGCCAACTTTACAAATCCCTACACCATTCTTACATTGATACCTTTTTTGTATAGATAGCTTTTCAGGCTTTTTATTGAAAGTTCCCTGAAATGGAATAGGCTTGCTGCAAGGCATGCATCTGCACCGCCGGCTACAAAGCCTTCGTAAAAATGTTCCATACTGCCTGCACCGCCTGATACGATTACTGGAATCCCTACCCTTTTAGTAACCTCTTTCAACAGCTCTATATCATAGCCCGACTTTGTTCCGTCCCTGTCCATACTTGTAAGCAATATTTCACCGGCACCTGCTTTTTCCATCTGAACAGCCCAGTTTAAAACATCAATACCTGTTTGCTTTCTGCCCCCATAAATATATACTTCCCATCTTGATATTGAGTTACTCCCCATTTGTCCCCTCTCTCTAAGTGGGGGAGTATCCTGAACCTTTTTAGCATCAATGGCTACAACAATGCACTGGGCTCCAAATCTATAAGACGCTTTTTTTACGAAATCGGGTTCAAGAACAGCTTGAGTGTTTATTGATACCTTATCGGCTCCTGCGCGCAGCAGTGTTTTAATATCATCCGTGGTCTTTATTCCACCACCCACTGTTAAAGGCATAAACACAACATCAGCAGTTCGTTCAACCGCGGATATGAGTGTTGAGCGCTGCTCGCTTGATGCCGTTATATCAAGGAATACAATCTCATCGGAGCCTTCCCTGTCATAAACAAGTGCATTATCAGCAGGATCACCTGCATCTCTCAAGGATACAAAGTTTATTCCTTTTACAACCCTGCCGTCTTTTATATCAAGGCATGGAATGATCCTCTTGGTTAGCATCTAAACCGCCGCCTCTATGGCTTCGTTTAATTTTACTGCACCCGTATAAATCGCCCTCCCTATAATAATGCCTTTGATATTTTTAATATCCATCCGCTTTAACTTAACGATATCGTCAACAGAAGAAATCCCGCCGGAGATAACAACCGGCTCTGAAATACCTTCAAGCATATTCCTAATCCTGTTTACATCCATACCGCTGAGTGTCCCATCTTTATATATGTCTGTAAAAATAAACCTGTGTATGGGAATAGAAGAGAATCTTTTTACAAACTCTTTTGCAGTAATACTACCTGTCTGGGTCCACCCCTTTATAGCAACTGCACCCGATATTATATCTACACCAATGGAGATCGTATCTTTATACTGGTTTGCAATCTCTATTACCTCATCAGCCTGTTCATACGCATAAGTTGTTATAACAACCGAGCGAACACCTTTATCAATATAATACTCTATGATTTTTCTATCCCTCATACCGCCGCCTACCTGAACGGGTATTTTAACATGCTTAACAATATCAAGGATATAATCCCTGTTCACAGGCTTACCCGTAACAGCAGCATCCAGATCAACCACATGAAGCATCCCAGCGCCCTGAGCCTCCCATTGCTCTGCCATTCTGACAGGGTCATCACTGTATATGTCCACACGATTGAATGAACCGCGAAACAACCTGACACATTTACCTGATTTTATATCAATTGCTGGAATTATTTGCATCTTAACCTCTAAATTTTATAAAATTAGATAGCATACTTAAACCATTTTGCTGGCTTTTTTCAGGATGGAACTGGGTTGCTATTACATTATCTCTTTGAACCACACTTGTAAATGCTATCCCATAACCGGTATTACCAATTGTTACATCTTCGAGCGGCGCAGGATAATATGAATGCACAAAATAAAAATATGATTTATCTTTAATCCCTTCAAAGATAAAGCTGTACTTAACCTGCTCCACACTATTCCAGCCTATATGAGGGACCTTCAAACCCTGTGATTTGATCCCTGCTTGTTTAAAACCTTTTACACCGCCTTTTATCAAACCAAGCCCTTGAACCCCAGGGTTCTCATCACATTCTTCAAAAAGCATCTGCATACCAAGGCATATACCAAGCATTAATTTACCTGTTTTTACAAAATCTTTTATAGCCTGTTCTATGCCATAGCTTCTTATATTGATCATGCCGTCTCCAAACGCACCAACACCCGGAAGTATCAGCTTATCGGCATTTGATATTTGATCAGGGTCTTTTGAGATTATGACCTTCGTGCCAAAGGAAGCAATAGCCTTTTCTACGCTCCTTAAGTTTCCCATGCCGTAATCAACGATCGTTATCATCTTTATATAACACCCTTTGTGCTTGGTATGCTTGACTGTGTCATCCTAACAGCCTCTTTCATTGCCCTGCCAAAGCCTTTAAAACATGACTCTATTATGTGATGTCCATTATCTCCATAGTTCATATTTATATGAAGCGTAATGTTTGCATGATATGACAGGGCATGAAAAAACTCTTCAATAAGCTGAGAATCCATCTCCCCTATTTTCTCGGGTAGAGGTACGGCTTTATAGACGAGAAATGGCCTGCCGCTTATATCCACAATGACCTGCGTCAATGATTCATCCATCGGTGTAATAGCCTGTCCGAAACGGCTTATACCTGCCTTATCTTTTAATGATACGGAGATTGCCTCTCCGATACATATACCTATGTCCTCTACGATGTGATGAAAATCTACATGTATGTCGCCGTTTGCCGTTAATTCAAGATCGATATCCGAGAAAAAGGAAAACAGCTCAAGCATGTGATTTAGAAAACCGATAGGTGTATTGATTTTCGCATTGCCGTGTCCATCAAGATTTAATACAACCCGCACATCCGTTTCTTTTGTTTTTCTATTATAAGTACCCTTTCTCATAACAACTCCTTTAAAACAATTAAACCACAATTATTAATAATGGCAAATCTTTGTTTTGACAGGCTGGTAAGACGTTGGGCAATGACGATACAACTATTGCAATAAATATTGACTCCAATGCAAATATATTTATAATATTATTAATTATTGCATAGCAGAAGCTGTATAGAATTTATACATAATTATAAATGGGTATCACGATTACATTAAAAATTAGATATAAACATTGCCGTAAAGATTTTTCTTGGCAATTGATATGATTGTGCTATATTAATTTTGTTTTTATTCAGGAGGTCAATGATATGACAAAAAAACTGTACGTTGGTAACATCTCGTTTAAAGCAACAGAGGATGCTGTGAAGACTTTATTCACAACAGTGGGCCCTGTGGAATCTGTTAAAATAATAACAGATCCTCAAACAGGTAAATCAAGAGGTTTTGGGTTTGTAGAAATGAGCACTGATGAAGATGCAAATAAAGCCATATCTTCTCTAAACGGTTCAACCTTATTGGAAAGAACTATTTCTGTCGCTCTTGCAAAACCAAAGTCTGATTCAAGAGATAACTTTGGTGGACATCAAAGAAAAGAAAGAAGGGAAAGAAACTACTAAATAGTCCTGCCTTTTCTCAAAGCTTCATACTAAAGTTTTTCCATTGGCTCTACGTGTATGTTTACAATAGAGTGGGAGATAGTTTTTTTTAATATCTCCCTCAATGGAGTTATATGCTTTATGCGATTCAAGTGCAGACATAACATTTGTAAGCTCAAGGATTTTGATTTTTTAAAAATTTATGCCGATTCGTACAAGCATTTTTCTGAATATGTTAAAATCATGTTATATTAAGTGAAATTTTATGTTATATAAATTTAGTTCTTAGACAAACTTTATTGTTGCTATGGATAAAAAACATCCTTTAATAGGTATAACCGTTGACCTTGGTAAGATAAATGATAAAAATGCATACTTCGTTTACAGATCGTATGCAGATGCCGTAGAACAATGCGGTGGTATACCCATTCTGCTTGTTTATACAAAAGCCGTTACGGCAATGGTTAAACGTATAGATGGCCTGGTTATAACAGGCGGAGGGTTTGATATCCCTCCTTCAATGTACGGAGAGAATAACATTTACAATTTGAAGACTAATCCGGAAAGGACGGGATTTGAATCCCAACTCCTCATGGAAGCATTAAAAAGGCACATCCCTGTGCTTGGTGTATGCGGAGGTATGCAATTAATAAATGTAATATCAGGCGGAAGTCTCTATCAGGATATCAAGACGCAAATACCACACGCCCTGAATCATAGCTCTGGAGAGCATGAAATTAATATTGAACAGAATACATTACTTTATTCTATTATTAACAACCAAAATATTCTCATAAATACAAGCCATCATCAATCAGTTAAAGAACCCGGTAATGGTGTTATTATAAGTGCTAAAAGTAGTGATGGCGTTGCAGAGGCAATAGAACTCTCATACTATCCCGATGTCGTTGGGGTCCAATGGCATCCCGAGAGAATACAGGATAATTCCGTATATGAATGGCTTGTTAAGCGGGCAGCGGAAAATTAACATATCACTTAGAATAATATCTTATATGCCTACAGAAAGATATCATTTTTACTTACACGGTAAACCGGCTAATCTTCTTATAAATATAAATCCGGGATACATGAGACTTCTGCCTGTATTGACATTCTGATACTTTGTTATAGATAATTAAACCTATGAAGAATAAAATTGTAGTCGGAATAACCGGGGCAAGCGGCTCTATCTATTCATTAGAGCTTATAAAGTGGCTAACAAAAAACGGACATACCGTTGAGCTAATAGCATCCGATACGGGTAAAAAAGTTTTTGAGTATGAAACTGGATTCAACTTTTTATTGGATGCCATTGATACAGACAACACAGGACTTCTTAAAATACATAGTAATGATGACCTTTTTTCCCCTCTGTCAAGCGGTTCTTATGGATTCGACGCTGTAATCATAGCCCCATGTTCAATGGGTACGCTCGGGAGACTCGCGGCATCAAGCGGCTCAAAGCTGATAGAGCGGGTGTGTGATGTCTCATTGAAAGAGAGGAGAAGGCTCGTAATCATGCCGAGGGAAACCCCATTAAACAAAATACATCTGAAAAACATGTTATCAATTGCTGAGGCAGGAGCTATTGTTGTGCCTGCTATGCCTGCATTCTATCATAAGCCCGAAAGTCTTAAAAACATGATCGATTTTATGGTATCCAAATTACTTGATGCCATTGATATGGATAATGATCTTTACAAAAGATGGAAATAGATAAACAAAGATTACTTCTCTTAACTGCCCGAGACAACAACCTTTTCAGATGTATAGTTTTCAAAGCGGGTAAAGTCGCGTATAAAACTTAGCTTTATATTTCTTGTAGGCCCATTACGGTGCTTTGCTATTAAGATCTCTGCAATACCCTGCTCTTTAGGGTTTTCCTCTTTGCTGTAAAGCTCCGGTCTGTGAATAAACATGATCAGATCAGCATCCTGCTCTATAGCACCAGAGCCTCTCAGATCGGATAACTGTGGTTTTCTGGAATCTCTTTCTCCCTCCCTGTTAAGCTGAGATATCAGAAGAACAGGGATGCTAAGTTCCTTTGCCAGTGCTTTTAACGAGCCAGACAAAGATGCGATAGCAGCCTGAGTATTCTCGGCATCCTTTGGATATTCCATTATCTGAAGATAATCTATAATCAATAACCCGAGTTTGTGCTCCGCCTGTAACCTTCTTGCCTTCGCCCTTATCTCGAGCATTGATATGGCTGGTTTATCATCAACTGTGATCAATGATTCTTTAAGCAATGATGCTGCTTTGTTTAATCTCTGGAAATCAGAAAATTCAAGGTATCCCTTAAGTATGCTCATATAGCTAACTTTTGCTTCCATTGAGAGTAAACGTAAGGCAAGCTGAAATTTACTCATCTCAAGAGAAAAAACAGCAACAGGAATCTTTGTAATTTTTATTGCAGCATTCAAAGCAATGTTCAATGCAAATGATGTTTTACCAACACCCGGCCTCGCAGCTACAACGATCAAATCTGACGGCTGAAGACCCGACGTGATCTGATCAAGTGCATCAAATCCGGTGGGTACACCCGTTATTGCCTTTTTATTTTTCCTTCTTTCCTCAATCTTTTCATAAGTTTCATCAATGAGGTCTCTTACGGATGTCATTGTCGAAGTAAATCGTTTCTGTGCAATATCAAAAATCCCTTTAACTGCACTTTCTATATAGGAATTTACATCCATGGACAGATCGTATCCCATCTTTGCGATCTCCATGGAATTGGTAATCAACTCGCGTCTTATGGAACTTTCTTTTATAATATTAGCATAGGTAGCTATATTTGTTGTTATCGGTGCAAGATCTATGAGAGATGTAAAATATGCCTCACCTCCTGCGGACTCTGTTCTGCCGGTATTTTTAAGCTGCTCCGCTACGGTTATTACATCTATAGGGCTTGATTTTTTATTAAGCTCAAGTATTACACTATAAATAATTCTATGCGCCGGCGAATAGAAATCATCGGGCTTTATTATATCCATAACCTTATATATGGATTCCTGATCAAACAGGATATTTCCTATTACAGCCCTTTCTGCTTCTATGTTCTGCGGTAGAACATTTTCCAAAAGCAAGGCTAAACCTCCATTCTATGACAACTTACCAATAACTTTTACCTTAAGATTAGCAATCACCTCTGGATGCAGTTTTACCACTATATTGTAAAGACCTGTACTATGTATGGGCGTATCAAGTTCTATCTTTCTCTTGTCTATACTTATACCATTTTTATCAAGCGCCTCTGCTATCTCCTGCGTTGTAACAGCTCCAAAAAGCTTATCCTGTTCACCTATCGCCTTTTCAATAATTATCTCTTGCTGCTCTATCGAGGCTTTCAGATCATTTGTAGTATTTATGAGTTTCTTTTTTATCTGTTCAACCACTGTTTTTTGATGCTTCAGTAACCTGATGTTTGATGTATCCGCCTTCATAGCTATACCTCTCGGTATAAGATAATTAATAGCATATCCATCTTTTACCTTTATAATATCTCCCACCTTACCGAGTGACGAAACATCCGTTTTAAGAATAACTTCCATACATGCCTCCTTTAAATTCCAACCCTTTCTTTGACTGTAGAAAATGGCAAAAGTGCAAGAAGTCTTGCCCTTTTTATAGCCTTTGTAAGCTCTCTCTGATGTCTTGCACACGTGCCTGTAATCCTTCTTGGAAGTATCTTACCTCTCTCAGATACAAAACGTGACAGCATATCCGCATTCATGTAATCAATAACAATCGTCTTATCAGTGCAAAACTTGCAGACCCTCTTCTTTAATATTAAAGGCTTTCTTGTCATTACCCTTTTTCTTTCCATTTTGCCTCCTTATTTTTTAAT
This region of Deltaproteobacteria bacterium genomic DNA includes:
- the dnaB gene encoding replicative DNA helicase; translation: MENVLPQNIEAERAVIGNILFDQESIYKVMDIIKPDDFYSPAHRIIYSVILELNKKSSPIDVITVAEQLKNTGRTESAGGEAYFTSLIDLAPITTNIATYANIIKESSIRRELITNSMEIAKMGYDLSMDVNSYIESAVKGIFDIAQKRFTSTMTSVRDLIDETYEKIEERRKNKKAITGVPTGFDALDQITSGLQPSDLIVVAARPGVGKTSFALNIALNAAIKITKIPVAVFSLEMSKFQLALRLLSMEAKVSYMSILKGYLEFSDFQRLNKAASLLKESLITVDDKPAISMLEIRAKARRLQAEHKLGLLIIDYLQIMEYPKDAENTQAAIASLSGSLKALAKELSIPVLLISQLNREGERDSRKPQLSDLRGSGAIEQDADLIMFIHRPELYSKEENPKEQGIAEILIAKHRNGPTRNIKLSFIRDFTRFENYTSEKVVVSGS
- a CDS encoding gamma-glutamyl-gamma-aminobutyrate hydrolase family protein (Members of this family of hydrolases with an active site Cys residue belong to MEROPS family C26.); this encodes MDKKHPLIGITVDLGKINDKNAYFVYRSYADAVEQCGGIPILLVYTKAVTAMVKRIDGLVITGGGFDIPPSMYGENNIYNLKTNPERTGFESQLLMEALKRHIPVLGVCGGMQLINVISGGSLYQDIKTQIPHALNHSSGEHEINIEQNTLLYSIINNQNILINTSHHQSVKEPGNGVIISAKSSDGVAEAIELSYYPDVVGVQWHPERIQDNSVYEWLVKRAAEN
- the rpsR gene encoding 30S ribosomal protein S18, whose translation is MERKRVMTRKPLILKKRVCKFCTDKTIVIDYMNADMLSRFVSERGKILPRRITGTCARHQRELTKAIKRARLLALLPFSTVKERVGI
- the hisF gene encoding imidazole glycerol phosphate synthase subunit HisF, which produces MLTKRIIPCLDIKDGRVVKGINFVSLRDAGDPADNALVYDREGSDEIVFLDITASSEQRSTLISAVERTADVVFMPLTVGGGIKTTDDIKTLLRAGADKVSINTQAVLEPDFVKKASYRFGAQCIVVAIDAKKVQDTPPLRERGQMGSNSISRWEVYIYGGRKQTGIDVLNWAVQMEKAGAGEILLTSMDRDGTKSGYDIELLKEVTKRVGIPVIVSGGAGSMEHFYEGFVAGGADACLAASLFHFRELSIKSLKSYLYKKGINVRMV
- a CDS encoding UbiX family flavin prenyltransferase, producing the protein MKNKIVVGITGASGSIYSLELIKWLTKNGHTVELIASDTGKKVFEYETGFNFLLDAIDTDNTGLLKIHSNDDLFSPLSSGSYGFDAVIIAPCSMGTLGRLAASSGSKLIERVCDVSLKERRRLVIMPRETPLNKIHLKNMLSIAEAGAIVVPAMPAFYHKPESLKNMIDFMVSKLLDAIDMDNDLYKRWK
- a CDS encoding RNA-binding protein; amino-acid sequence: MTKKLYVGNISFKATEDAVKTLFTTVGPVESVKIITDPQTGKSRGFGFVEMSTDEDANKAISSLNGSTLLERTISVALAKPKSDSRDNFGGHQRKERRERNY
- the hisB gene encoding imidazoleglycerol-phosphate dehydratase HisB — encoded protein: MRKGTYNRKTKETDVRVVLNLDGHGNAKINTPIGFLNHMLELFSFFSDIDLELTANGDIHVDFHHIVEDIGICIGEAISVSLKDKAGISRFGQAITPMDESLTQVIVDISGRPFLVYKAVPLPEKIGEMDSQLIEEFFHALSYHANITLHINMNYGDNGHHIIESCFKGFGRAMKEAVRMTQSSIPSTKGVI
- the rplI gene encoding 50S ribosomal protein L9 → MEVILKTDVSSLGKVGDIIKVKDGYAINYLIPRGIAMKADTSNIRLLKHQKTVVEQIKKKLINTTNDLKASIEQQEIIIEKAIGEQDKLFGAVTTQEIAEALDKNGISIDKRKIELDTPIHSTGLYNIVVKLHPEVIANLKVKVIGKLS
- the hisH gene encoding imidazole glycerol phosphate synthase subunit HisH — its product is MITIVDYGMGNLRSVEKAIASFGTKVIISKDPDQISNADKLILPGVGAFGDGMINIRSYGIEQAIKDFVKTGKLMLGICLGMQMLFEECDENPGVQGLGLIKGGVKGFKQAGIKSQGLKVPHIGWNSVEQVKYSFIFEGIKDKSYFYFVHSYYPAPLEDVTIGNTGYGIAFTSVVQRDNVIATQFHPEKSQQNGLSMLSNFIKFRG
- the hisA gene encoding 1-(5-phosphoribosyl)-5-[(5-phosphoribosylamino)methylideneamino]imidazole-4-carboxamide isomerase; the encoded protein is MQIIPAIDIKSGKCVRLFRGSFNRVDIYSDDPVRMAEQWEAQGAGMLHVVDLDAAVTGKPVNRDYILDIVKHVKIPVQVGGGMRDRKIIEYYIDKGVRSVVITTYAYEQADEVIEIANQYKDTISIGVDIISGAVAIKGWTQTGSITAKEFVKRFSSIPIHRFIFTDIYKDGTLSGMDVNRIRNMLEGISEPVVISGGISSVDDIVKLKRMDIKNIKGIIIGRAIYTGAVKLNEAIEAAV